One genomic window of Branchiostoma floridae strain S238N-H82 chromosome 4, Bfl_VNyyK, whole genome shotgun sequence includes the following:
- the LOC118414159 gene encoding protein mono-ADP-ribosyltransferase TIPARP-like has protein sequence MVLQRTGDVTSSSCRCLDSWQWSPDLVVPGSTQPYVRVSLQPTASEYMTVESMFMASMASEGAVMQRIDKVENPNLLARYQSKKAALSERLSPDCINEVQAFHGTTPDCVDGICKSSVIPYGKGAYFAWTAIRSHCYTEEDADGLRYMILSHVMLGYWTVGEPRPLKPGLPVILRGNHLTHGDSAIDQAHNPHVFVTWDQYQSYPSYVIVYRAPDCIHRQLSVQQEVMQAMKKWDKEAKKRARHSRRRKDTASCVVM, from the exons ATGGTGCTCCAGAGGACTGGTGACGTCACGTCGTCGTCCTGCCGCTGTCTGGACTCGTGGCAGTGGTCCCCTGACCTGGTGGTGCCCGGCTCCACCCAGCCGTACGTGCGGGTATCTCTACAGCCCACCGCCAGCGAGTACATGACGGTAGAGTCCATGTTCATGGCCTCCATGGCCTCGGAGGGCGCCGTGATGCAGAGAATCGACAAAGTGGAGAACCCCAATCTTCTCGCCAGATATCAAAG TAAGAAAGCCGCCCTGTCAGAACGCTTGTCGCCTGACTGCATCAACGAAGTCCAGGCGTTCCACGGCACGACGCCTGACTGTGTGGACGGGATCTGTAAGTCCAGTGTCATCCCGTACGGCAAGGGCGCGTACTTCGCCTGGACCGCCATCAGAAGTCACTGTTACACGGAGGAGGACGCAGATGGGCTCAG GTACATGATCCTGTCCCACGTCATGTTGGGGTACTGGACGGTGGGCGAGCCCAGGCCGCTCAAACCAGGCCTTCCCGTGATCCTGAGGGGGAACCATCTCACACACGGCGACTCTGCCATAGACCAGGCTCACAACCCGCATGTCTTCGTCACGTGGGACCAGTACCAGTCCTATCCTTCATACGTCATCGTCTACAGAGCTCCAGACTGCATACACAG GCAGTTGTCCGTTCAACAGGAGGTGATGCAGGCCATGAAGAAGTGGGACAAGGAGGCCAAGAAAAGAGCGCGGCACAGTCGGAGGAGAAAAGACACAGCTTCCTGCGTAGTCATGTAG
- the LOC118414157 gene encoding vacuolar protein-sorting-associated protein 36-like, whose product MDRFVWTNGLLEPHEDLKAQQHGIKIYDGEDKTPFEYGTLILTSHRLIWRDHKRSDCVLALPLSQIVFLEETESGLGKSAKIVVHLNPASPNRPPGPVASSQNSYIRLSFKDAGETEFHRRFTEELARRSWEMTQADPAQQQQAAQAGPTGARRAGIVGIERKLEQKRKETDQTISVAFEDLSNLMEKAKDMVGLSKTIAQKIQDKQGAISEDETVQFKSYLLSLGIPNPVTRETHGSGTNYHMQLAKELSQVLQQPLQECGGMMSLADVYCRVNRARGMELLSPDDLLNACKLLEALNLPIRLREFDSGVVVVQLVSHSEEEVVRETTRLVEESGSLTAEELSRVASFSVMLAKEKLLTTEKKGLLCRDDTVEGLRFYPNLFMTKPVIEA is encoded by the exons ATGGACCGATTTGTGTGGACAAACGGGCTGTTAGAGCCGCATGAGGACCTGAAGGCTCAGCAGCATGGGATAAAGATCTACGACGGGGAAGACAAGACGCCATTTGAGTACGGAACCCTGATTTTGACCAGTCATCGTCTGATCTGGCGGGACCACAAGAGATCGGACTGTGTCCTCGCCCTGCCCCTGTCCCAGATAGTTTTCCTAGAGGAGACGGAGTCTGGGCTGGGCAAGAGCGCGAAGATCGTGGTCCATTTGAACCCAGCGTCGCCTAACAGACCCCCGGGACCGGTGGCGTCCAGTCAGAATTCTTACATCAG GTTATCCTTTAAAGATGCTGGTGAGACTGAGTTCCACCGCAGGTTTACGGAGGAGTTGGCCCGGCGCTCCTGGGAGATGACACAGGCTGACccagcacaacaacaacaggctgCACAGGCTGGGCCCACAGGCGCCAGAAGGGCAG GAATTGTTGGAATTGAGCGAAAGTTGGAAcagaagagaaaagagacaGACCAGACCATCAGCGTGGCCTTTGAGGACCTGAGTAACCTGATGGAGAAGGCCAAGGACATGGTCGGCCTGTCTAAGACCATCGCTCAGAAGATTCAAGACAAGCAAGGAGCAATCTCGGAGGATGAGACTGTTCAGTTTAAGTCATATCTACTCAGCTTAG GTATCCCCAACCCAGTCACCAGAGAGACACATGGGTCAGGCACCAACTATCACATGCAGCTCGCCAAGGAGCTGTcacaggtactgcagcagcccCTACAGGAGTGTGGGGGCATGATGTCACTGGCCGATGTGTACTGTCGGGTCAACAGGGCCAGGGGGATGGAG CTCCTTTCTCCAGATGACCTACTGAATGCCTGTAAACTGCTGGAGGCTCTGAATCTCCCCATCCGACTGCGAGAGTTTGACTCAGGTGTTGTTGTAGTTCAACTCGTATCCCACTCGGAAGAAGAAGTTGTCCGTGAGACTACTCGTTTGGTTGAAGAGTCCGGATCTCTGACAGCAGAGGAGCTGTCGAGAGTCGCCAGCTTTTCTGTGATGTTAGCCAAAGAAAAACTCTTGACAACAGAGAAGAAAGGCCTGCTGTGCAGAGATGACACAGTGGAGGGTCTACGCTTCTACCCCAATCTTTTTATGACAAAACCAGTCATTGAAGCTTAG
- the LOC118414158 gene encoding N-acetyl-D-glucosamine kinase-like isoform X2 — MAEVEYFGGIEGGATHSKMVIMSSEGKIMAWSEGPSTNHWLIGVDQCVTTINDMVVDAKKQAGIPEDKPLKALGLSLSGGEKEEGQKQVIDGMKTKFPNVSENYKMCTDTFGAIATVCESGGMVLIAGTGSNCQLINPDGETYGCGGWGHMMGDEGGAYWIAQKAVKYVFDYDDNFHEPPSDTSYLKLAMFEYFKVNDRIGLLDHLYRNFDKSKFAGFCKLVAQGAQDFQDPLCLALFHMAGEMLGRHILALAPKVDKSLLEGEGGLQVVCVGSVWKSWDVLREGFLRGMLPRNERDVAIKTITLLELKQSCAIGAANLGGRSIGKKLPVKYADNATVFFSHTFS; from the exons ATGGCGGAAGTAGAATATTTCGGCGGCATTGAAGG TGGTGCCACCCACTCTAAGATGGTCATCATGTCCTCAGAGGGGAAGATCATGGCATGGAGTGAGGGACCAAGCACCAACCACTGG CTGATAGGTGTGGACCAGTGTGTGACGACCATCAATGACATGGTGGTTGATGCCAAGAAGCAGGCAGGCATTCCTGAGGACAAGCCTCTCAAGGCTCTG GGCCTGTCCCTAAGTGGAGGGGAGAAGGAGGAGGGGCAGAAACAGGTGATTGATGGCATGAAGACCAAGTTTCCCAACGTCAGTGAAAACTACAAGATGTGTACAGACACCTTTGGGGCCATCGCCACTGTCTGTGAGTCTG GTGGCATGGTGCTTATTGCAGGGACTGGCTCCAACTGTCAACTCATCAACCCAGACGGGGAGACGTACGGCTGTGGGGGCTGGGGGCATATGATGGGGGACGAGGGGGGAG CATATTGGATAGCACAGAAGGCAGTCAAGTATGTGTTTGATTATGACGATAACTTCCACGAACCCCCTTCTGACACGAGCTACCTCAAACTGGCCATGTTTGAGTACTTTAAG GTGAATGACCGTATAGGTTTGTTGGACCACTTGTATCGCAACTTTGACAAGTCCAAGTTTGCTGGCTTCTGTAAGCTGGTGGCTCAAG GAGCTCAGGATTTCCAGGATCCCCTATGCTTGGCATTATTCCACATGGCGGGGGAGATGCTTGGCAGACACATTCTTGCCTTGGCCCCTAAGGTTGACAAA AGCCTCCTAGAGGGAGAGGGAGGACTGCAGGTGGTGTGTGTTGGATCTGTGTGGAAAAGCTGGGATGTGCTCAGAGAAG GTTTCCTGAGAGGCATGTTACCCCGGAATGAGAGAGACGTGGCCATCAAGACCATCACACTGCTGGAGCTGAAGCAGTCCTGCGCCATCGGAGCGGCCAATCTGGGAGGGCGCAGCATCGGGAAGAAACTTCCCGTGAAGTATGCCGACAATGCCACTGTCTTCTTTTCTCACACGTTCTCCTGA
- the LOC118414158 gene encoding N-acetyl-D-glucosamine kinase-like isoform X1, with protein sequence MAEVEYFGGIEGGATHSKMVIMSSEGKIMAWSEGPSTNHWLIGVDQCVTTINDMVVDAKKQAGIPEDKPLKALGLSLSGGEKEEGQKQVIDGMKTKFPNVSENYKMCTDTFGAIATVCESGGMVLIAGTGSNCQLINPDGETYGCGGWGHMMGDEGGAYWIAQKAVKYVFDYDDNFHEPPSDTSYLKLAMFEYFKVNDRIGLLDHLYRNFDKSKFAGFCKLVAQGAKEKGDKLCQIIFTQAGEMLGKHICALSSKIDKSLLEGEGGLQVVCVGSVWKSWDVLREGFLRGMLPRNERDVAIKTITLLELKQSCAIGAANLGGRSIGKKLPVKYADNATVFFSHTFS encoded by the exons ATGGCGGAAGTAGAATATTTCGGCGGCATTGAAGG TGGTGCCACCCACTCTAAGATGGTCATCATGTCCTCAGAGGGGAAGATCATGGCATGGAGTGAGGGACCAAGCACCAACCACTGG CTGATAGGTGTGGACCAGTGTGTGACGACCATCAATGACATGGTGGTTGATGCCAAGAAGCAGGCAGGCATTCCTGAGGACAAGCCTCTCAAGGCTCTG GGCCTGTCCCTAAGTGGAGGGGAGAAGGAGGAGGGGCAGAAACAGGTGATTGATGGCATGAAGACCAAGTTTCCCAACGTCAGTGAAAACTACAAGATGTGTACAGACACCTTTGGGGCCATCGCCACTGTCTGTGAGTCTG GTGGCATGGTGCTTATTGCAGGGACTGGCTCCAACTGTCAACTCATCAACCCAGACGGGGAGACGTACGGCTGTGGGGGCTGGGGGCATATGATGGGGGACGAGGGGGGAG CATATTGGATAGCACAGAAGGCAGTCAAGTATGTGTTTGATTATGACGATAACTTCCACGAACCCCCTTCTGACACGAGCTACCTCAAACTGGCCATGTTTGAGTACTTTAAG GTGAATGACCGTATAGGTTTGTTGGACCACTTGTATCGCAACTTTGACAAGTCCAAGTTTGCTGGCTTCTGTAAGCTGGTGGCTCAAG GTGCCAAAGAGaaaggagacaaactgtgtcaaataATTTTCACTCAGGCTGGGGAGATGTTGGGCAAGCACATTTGTGCTCTCTCTTCAAAAATTGACAAG AGCCTCCTAGAGGGAGAGGGAGGACTGCAGGTGGTGTGTGTTGGATCTGTGTGGAAAAGCTGGGATGTGCTCAGAGAAG GTTTCCTGAGAGGCATGTTACCCCGGAATGAGAGAGACGTGGCCATCAAGACCATCACACTGCTGGAGCTGAAGCAGTCCTGCGCCATCGGAGCGGCCAATCTGGGAGGGCGCAGCATCGGGAAGAAACTTCCCGTGAAGTATGCCGACAATGCCACTGTCTTCTTTTCTCACACGTTCTCCTGA
- the LOC118414158 gene encoding N-acetyl-D-glucosamine kinase-like isoform X3, with the protein MAEVEYFGGIEGGATHSKMVIMSSEGKIMAWSEGPSTNHWLIGVDQCVTTINDMVVDAKKQAGIPEDKPLKALGLSLSGGEKEEGQKQVIDGMKTKFPNVSENYKMCTDTFGAIATVCESAYWIAQKAVKYVFDYDDNFHEPPSDTSYLKLAMFEYFKVNDRIGLLDHLYRNFDKSKFAGFCKLVAQGAKEKGDKLCQIIFTQAGEMLGKHICALSSKIDKSLLEGEGGLQVVCVGSVWKSWDVLREGFLRGMLPRNERDVAIKTITLLELKQSCAIGAANLGGRSIGKKLPVKYADNATVFFSHTFS; encoded by the exons ATGGCGGAAGTAGAATATTTCGGCGGCATTGAAGG TGGTGCCACCCACTCTAAGATGGTCATCATGTCCTCAGAGGGGAAGATCATGGCATGGAGTGAGGGACCAAGCACCAACCACTGG CTGATAGGTGTGGACCAGTGTGTGACGACCATCAATGACATGGTGGTTGATGCCAAGAAGCAGGCAGGCATTCCTGAGGACAAGCCTCTCAAGGCTCTG GGCCTGTCCCTAAGTGGAGGGGAGAAGGAGGAGGGGCAGAAACAGGTGATTGATGGCATGAAGACCAAGTTTCCCAACGTCAGTGAAAACTACAAGATGTGTACAGACACCTTTGGGGCCATCGCCACTGTCTGTGAGTCTG CATATTGGATAGCACAGAAGGCAGTCAAGTATGTGTTTGATTATGACGATAACTTCCACGAACCCCCTTCTGACACGAGCTACCTCAAACTGGCCATGTTTGAGTACTTTAAG GTGAATGACCGTATAGGTTTGTTGGACCACTTGTATCGCAACTTTGACAAGTCCAAGTTTGCTGGCTTCTGTAAGCTGGTGGCTCAAG GTGCCAAAGAGaaaggagacaaactgtgtcaaataATTTTCACTCAGGCTGGGGAGATGTTGGGCAAGCACATTTGTGCTCTCTCTTCAAAAATTGACAAG AGCCTCCTAGAGGGAGAGGGAGGACTGCAGGTGGTGTGTGTTGGATCTGTGTGGAAAAGCTGGGATGTGCTCAGAGAAG GTTTCCTGAGAGGCATGTTACCCCGGAATGAGAGAGACGTGGCCATCAAGACCATCACACTGCTGGAGCTGAAGCAGTCCTGCGCCATCGGAGCGGCCAATCTGGGAGGGCGCAGCATCGGGAAGAAACTTCCCGTGAAGTATGCCGACAATGCCACTGTCTTCTTTTCTCACACGTTCTCCTGA
- the LOC118414154 gene encoding kazal-type serine protease inhibitor domain-containing protein 1-like isoform X5, protein MKRFLVVGLLALLFGVVFTAPTGEDNETIPDDEECPDECPEECPEAEGCVAGKKMDRCGCCEECANMEGDLCDLKGQKHVFGECGKHLECRPNVDSVEDGETPDNICFCKSAEDMCGSDGVTYSNICQMIAAAFHSKTPIKLEHKGPCKAAPFIRTGPEAIKNKTKGNIVLSCEVHGFPIAQVEWRKDGTNLMPGDDMHVAVQARGGPEKYEVTGWLQIQDLRNTDQGTYTCVGKNVYGSAEASAFVEVLPREGETYPEPSEFALADEAPDNWENEWDDDL, encoded by the exons ATGAAGCGATTCCTGGTGGTCGGGCTGCTAGCTCTTCTGTTCGGCGTGGTTTTCACGGCTCCTACGGGGGAAGATAACGAGACCATCCCCGACGACGAGGAGTGTCCCGACGAGTGTCCCGAGGAGTGTCCCGAGGCCGAGGGATGTGTGGCCGGGAAGAAGATG GACAGATGTGGCTGTTGCGAGGAGTGCGCCAACATGGAGGGTGACTTGTGCGACCTGAAGGGACAGAAGCACGTGTTCGGGGAGTGCGGCAAGCACCTGGAGTGCCGTCCTAACGTCGACTCTGTCGAGGACGGAGAAACACCTGACAACATCTGCTTCTGTAAATCAGCC GAGGACATGTGCGGCTCTGATGGCGTTACCTACAGTAACATCTGTCAGATGATCGCTGCGGCCTTCCACAGCAAGACACCCATCAAACTGGAGCACAAGGGACCGTGTAAAGCAG CTCCGTTCATCCGGACCGGCCCCGAGGCCATCAAGAACAAGACCAAAGGCAACATCGTGCTGAGCTGCGAGGTGCACGGCTTCCCCATCGCGCAGGTGGAGTGGCGCAAGGACGGCACCAACCTCATGCCCGGGGACGACATGCACGTGGCCGTCCAGGCACGCGGAGGGCCCGAGAAGTACGAAGTCACCGGCTGGCTACAGATCCAGGACCTGAGGAACAC TGACCAAGGCACATACACATGTGTTGGAAAGAACGTGTACGGCTCTGCCGAAGCTTCGGCCTTCGTCGAGGTCCTGCCGAGGGAAGGCGAGACGTACCCGGAACCCAGCGAGTTCGCGCTCGCCGACGAGGCCCCCGACAACTGGGAGAACGAGTGGGACGATGATCTGTAA